One part of the Entelurus aequoreus isolate RoL-2023_Sb linkage group LG05, RoL_Eaeq_v1.1, whole genome shotgun sequence genome encodes these proteins:
- the LOC133650794 gene encoding uncharacterized protein LOC133650794 — protein sequence MQGKSILRELMAENGDWDAPLPSEMEESWTLWKDSLKELSNLTIPRAYTEISPSTTTKKELLVFSDASTKAIAAVAYLRVTDAARNCEVGFVLGKAKLAPRPDQTIPRLELSAAVLAVELADLLTDELGFEIDYTAFYTDSKVVLGYIHNETRRFYVYVANRVTRIRKSSQPSQWHYVPSSQNPADHATRSVPAYQLPLSNWLTGPDFMLQDQSPSNDSFELVEPCTDSDVRPQVSTLKTTISTKQLGSDRFNKFSTWKSLKRAVSRLLHVIHNFKSLPSKINHCRGWHYCETGLTVDESNQTQKVTPLKAPVGNFTASDLYKHQWRQVQHLSNTFWDRWKKEFLPTLQPRRKWHSSQLNVSVVSPF from the exons ATGCAGGGAAAGTCCATTCTGCGTGAACTTATGGCAGAGAATGGAGACTGGGATGCACCATTGCCCTCAGAAATGGAAGAGTCCTGGACCCTGTGGAAAGACTCACTTAAAGAACTGTCCAACTTGACCATTCCCAGAGCATACACAGAAATTTCTCCCTCAACAACTACAAAAAAAGAGTTGTTGGTATTTTCGGACGCATCTACTAAGGCTATAGCTGCAGTGGCCTATTTAAGAGTAACAGATGCAGCTAGGAACTGTGAAGTAGGCTTTGTTTTAGGTAAGGCAAAGTTAGCACCACGCCCAGATCAGACCATACCAAGATTAGAGCTTAGTGCTGCTGTGTTAGCAGTCGAGCTTGCAGATCTTCTCACTGACGAATTAGGCTTTGAAATAGACTACACTGCATTCTATACAGACAGTAAAGTAGTTCTAGGTTATATCCACAACGAGACAAGAAGATTTTATGTCTACGTGGCTAACCGTGTTACGAGAATCCGCAAATCTTCTCAACCAAGCCAATGGCATTACGTACCGAGCAGCCAGAACCCAGCAGATCACGCCACACGTTCTGTTCCTGCTTACCAGCTACCCCTTAGTAACTGGCTCACTGGCCCCGACTTCATGCTCCAAGATCAAAGTCCCTCAAATGACTCTTTTGAACTTGTTGAACCTTGCACAGACTCTGATGTCAGACCACAGGTGTCTACACTCAAAACCACAATCTCAACCAAACAACTTGGCTCTGACAGATTCAACAAGTTTTCGACATGGAAGTCTCTCAAGCGTGCTGTTTCGAGACTACTACACGTCATACATAACTTCAAATCACTGCCAAGCAAAATCAATCACTGCCGTGGTTGGCACTACTGTGAGACAGGACTCACTGTAGACGAGTCAAACCAAACCCAAAAGGTAACCCCTCTTAAGGCTCCAGTTGGCAACTTTACAGCGTCAGACCTCTACAAACATCAGTGGCGCCAAGTCCAGCACCTGTCAAACACCTTCTGGGACAGGTGGAAGAAGGAGTTCCTTCCCACTCTCCAACCACGTCGCAAGTGGCATTCCAGTCAACTTAACGTGAGCGTAG tttcacccttttga